One Microvirga thermotolerans DNA window includes the following coding sequences:
- a CDS encoding acyl-CoA dehydrogenase, whose translation MAYRAPVSDIAFTMRHVAGFDRAQEEGLYGDLSADLAETVLEEAGRFAADVIAPLNREGDRHGVTLKDGEVTTAPGWKEAYRAWTDAGWNALPGPVAFGGQGLPTLLNSACVEMWNSASMAFGIGPILTMGAIEALVAHGTDELRERYLAKLVSGAWTATMNLTEPQAGSDLAALRSRAEPAGDGTYRIRGQKIFITYGEHDLTDNIVHLVLARLPDAPAGTRGISLFLVPKVLPDGTRNDLRCAGIEHKLGIHGSPTCTMVFGDREGAVGWLVGEENRGLNCMFTMMNNARLAVGLQGVAVAERAYQQALAYARERRQGRAPDHAGDGMSPIVEHPDVQRSLLTMKALTAAARAICYMTAAAIDRAHLGRDEAARRQAHERASLLTPVAKAFSTDVGVEVASLGVQVHGGMGYIEETGAAQHLRDARIAPIYEGTNGIQAIDLVMRKLPLSGGNTARAQIAAMRAAVARVMKEGTPLFGNTAPRLRDAIECLDRTTSHMLRLVQANAPAEALAGATPYLRLFGLAQGGAALAEAALAANRMIGEGDADPAHAGRIALCRFFAENLAVGAKGLEDAVLGGAGFLQDAATALAS comes from the coding sequence ATGGCCTACCGCGCCCCGGTCTCCGACATTGCCTTCACCATGCGCCATGTGGCCGGCTTCGACAGGGCCCAGGAGGAGGGGCTCTACGGGGATCTCTCCGCCGACCTGGCGGAGACGGTCCTGGAGGAGGCGGGCCGCTTCGCGGCCGACGTGATCGCTCCCCTCAACCGGGAGGGGGACCGGCACGGCGTCACCCTCAAGGACGGCGAGGTGACCACCGCGCCCGGCTGGAAGGAGGCCTACCGCGCCTGGACGGATGCGGGCTGGAACGCTCTCCCCGGCCCGGTCGCGTTCGGCGGCCAGGGCCTGCCGACGCTCCTCAACTCCGCCTGCGTCGAGATGTGGAACTCCGCCTCCATGGCGTTCGGCATCGGGCCGATCCTGACCATGGGCGCCATCGAGGCCCTGGTGGCGCACGGGACGGACGAGCTGCGGGAGCGCTACCTCGCGAAGCTGGTCTCCGGCGCGTGGACGGCGACCATGAACCTGACCGAGCCGCAGGCGGGCTCGGACCTCGCGGCGCTGCGCTCCCGCGCGGAGCCCGCCGGCGACGGCACCTATCGGATCAGGGGCCAGAAGATCTTCATCACCTATGGCGAGCACGACCTGACGGACAACATCGTCCATCTCGTCCTGGCGCGCCTGCCCGACGCGCCCGCGGGCACCCGCGGCATCTCCCTCTTCCTGGTGCCGAAGGTGCTTCCCGACGGCACCCGCAACGACCTGCGCTGCGCGGGCATCGAGCACAAGCTCGGCATCCACGGCTCGCCCACCTGCACCATGGTGTTCGGGGACCGGGAGGGCGCCGTCGGCTGGCTCGTGGGCGAGGAGAACCGCGGGCTGAACTGCATGTTCACGATGATGAACAACGCGCGTCTCGCCGTGGGGCTGCAGGGCGTCGCCGTCGCCGAGCGCGCCTACCAGCAGGCCCTCGCTTACGCCCGCGAGCGCCGCCAGGGCCGCGCGCCGGACCACGCGGGGGACGGGATGAGCCCCATCGTCGAACATCCGGACGTGCAGCGCAGCCTCCTCACCATGAAGGCGCTCACCGCCGCGGCGCGGGCGATCTGCTACATGACCGCCGCGGCCATCGACAGGGCGCATCTCGGGCGGGACGAGGCCGCCCGGCGGCAGGCGCACGAGCGCGCCTCGCTCCTGACGCCGGTGGCGAAGGCCTTCTCCACCGACGTGGGCGTCGAGGTCGCTTCCCTCGGCGTGCAGGTGCATGGCGGCATGGGCTACATCGAGGAGACCGGGGCCGCCCAGCACCTGCGCGACGCGCGCATCGCGCCGATCTACGAGGGCACCAACGGAATCCAGGCCATCGATCTCGTGATGCGCAAGCTGCCCCTGTCGGGCGGCAACACGGCGCGGGCGCAGATCGCCGCCATGCGCGCCGCCGTCGCCCGCGTCATGAAGGAGGGGACGCCCCTCTTCGGAAACACGGCGCCGCGCCTGCGCGACGCCATCGAGTGCCTCGACCGCACGACGAGCCACATGCTCCGGCTCGTGCAGGCGAACGCGCCCGCCGAGGCGCTCGCAGGGGCCACGCCCTACCTGCGCCTCTTCGGGCTCGCCCAGGGCGGCGCAGCCCTCGCCGAGGCGGCGCTCGCCGCCAACCGGATGATCGGGGAGGGCGACGCCGATCCCGCTCATGCGGGCCGCATCGCCCTGTGCCGCTTCTTCGCGGAGAACCTCGCCGTCGGCGCGAAGGGGCTGGAGGACGCGGTCCTGGGCGGAGCCGGATTCCTTCAGGACGCCGCCACCGCGCTCGCGAGCTGA
- a CDS encoding SDR family oxidoreductase, translating to MNLKGKTLFITGASRGIGLAIGLRAARDGANVVIAAKTAEPHPKLPGTIYTAAEEIEKAGGRALPLSVDVRDEEAVKDAVARAVATFGGLDIVVNNASAISLTRTPQTEMKRFDLMHQVNARGTFMVSKYAIPHLEKAENPHILMLSPPLDMKEKWFAPHLAYSLAKYGMSLCVLGLAGELREKGIAVNALWPRTTIATSAVRNLLGGEEIVQASRTPDILADAAHAIFLKPARSFSGRFLIDDTFLREEGVTDFEKYRVDPSRPLMPDFFVPDDA from the coding sequence ATGAATCTCAAAGGCAAGACGCTCTTCATCACCGGCGCCTCCCGCGGCATCGGCCTCGCCATCGGCCTGCGCGCGGCGCGGGACGGTGCCAACGTCGTCATCGCGGCGAAGACGGCAGAGCCTCACCCGAAGCTGCCGGGCACGATCTACACGGCGGCGGAGGAGATCGAGAAGGCGGGCGGCAGGGCGCTTCCTCTTTCGGTCGACGTCCGCGACGAGGAGGCGGTGAAGGATGCCGTCGCCCGCGCCGTCGCGACCTTCGGCGGCCTCGACATCGTGGTGAACAATGCCAGCGCCATCAGCCTGACGCGCACCCCGCAGACGGAGATGAAGCGCTTCGACCTGATGCACCAGGTCAACGCGCGCGGCACCTTCATGGTCTCGAAATACGCGATCCCGCATCTGGAGAAAGCCGAGAATCCCCACATCCTCATGCTCTCGCCGCCCCTCGACATGAAGGAGAAGTGGTTCGCGCCCCATCTCGCCTATTCGCTTGCGAAATACGGCATGAGCCTGTGCGTGCTGGGGCTTGCGGGCGAACTGCGCGAGAAGGGGATCGCCGTCAACGCGCTCTGGCCGCGCACGACCATCGCCACGAGCGCCGTGCGCAATCTCCTCGGGGGCGAGGAGATCGTGCAGGCGAGCCGCACGCCCGACATCCTGGCCGACGCGGCCCATGCGATCTTCCTCAAGCCCGCCCGGAGCTTCTCCGGCCGCTTCCTCATCGACGACACCTTCCTGAGGGAGGAGGGAGTGACCGACTTCGAGAAGTACCGGGTCGATCCGTCGAGGCCGCTGATGCCCGACTTCTTCGTTCCGGACGACGCCTGA
- the corA gene encoding magnesium/cobalt transporter CorA — MIVVHRPAGGGKTEALERHVLRPGEAIPDDALWIDLIEPTREEDRLVERHLSIEIPTREEMADIEPSEILYRENNARYMTARVLCNSDSETPKLIDVSFILTERTLVTVRYGEPRSFAMFAARAMKPGGCRPQPEAVLDGLIETIIDRAAEILAQIGARIDRLSQSIFENERLGTRRAASFRAALKSIGRKGDIISNVRESMVTVERLLLFLSASMPRPQKSKDFQAEWRTAVRDVQSIEEHATFLSNKLQFLLDATLGLVTIEQNDIIKLFSVVSVIFLPPTLVASIYGMNFQFMPELHWRFGYPFAIGLIVVAAVLPYVFFRWKRWL, encoded by the coding sequence ATGATCGTCGTCCACAGGCCCGCCGGGGGAGGAAAGACCGAGGCGCTGGAGCGCCATGTGCTGCGGCCGGGAGAAGCCATTCCCGACGACGCCCTCTGGATCGACCTGATCGAGCCGACCCGGGAGGAGGACCGGCTGGTGGAGCGGCATCTTTCCATCGAGATCCCGACCCGCGAGGAGATGGCCGACATCGAGCCTTCCGAAATTCTCTACCGCGAGAACAACGCCCGCTACATGACCGCGCGGGTGCTCTGCAATTCCGACAGCGAGACCCCGAAGCTCATCGACGTGTCCTTCATCCTCACCGAGCGCACCCTGGTGACGGTCCGCTACGGGGAGCCGCGCTCCTTTGCCATGTTCGCGGCGCGGGCCATGAAGCCGGGCGGGTGCCGTCCTCAGCCGGAGGCCGTCCTGGACGGGCTGATCGAGACCATCATCGACCGCGCCGCCGAGATCCTGGCGCAGATCGGCGCGCGGATCGACCGGCTGTCCCAGTCCATCTTCGAAAACGAGCGCCTCGGCACCCGGCGGGCGGCGAGCTTCCGCGCCGCCCTGAAGTCCATCGGCCGCAAGGGGGACATCATCTCGAACGTGCGCGAGAGCATGGTGACGGTGGAACGGCTTCTGCTCTTCCTTTCCGCCAGCATGCCGCGCCCCCAGAAATCGAAGGACTTCCAGGCGGAGTGGCGCACCGCCGTGCGCGACGTCCAGTCCATCGAGGAGCATGCCACCTTCCTGTCGAACAAGCTCCAGTTCCTGCTCGATGCCACCCTGGGCCTCGTCACCATCGAGCAGAACGACATCATCAAGCTGTTCTCCGTGGTGTCCGTGATCTTCCTGCCGCCGACGCTGGTGGCATCGATCTACGGCATGAACTTCCAGTTCATGCCGGAGCTGCACTGGCGGTTCGGCTATCCCTTCGCCATCGGGCTCATCGTCGTCGCCGCGGTCCTGCCCTACGTGTTCTTCCGCTGGAAGCGCTGGCTCTGA
- a CDS encoding SOS response-associated peptidase, giving the protein MCGRYAITLPPEAYRALFGYPEQPNFPPRYNVAPTQPVPVVLQERGERHFRLVRWGFLPSWAKDPKDFPLVINARGETLETKPTFKAALKRRRCIFLADGFYEWQRHGREKAPFLIRLRDRGPMPLAGLWETYTDPAGGEIDTAAIVTTDANGVLAAIHDRMPVILSREDIPAWLDVSDEDTAKAMRLVRPCPEAWVDMVPVSRRVNKVENDDPGVQEPLPAPEPAPATARRKAAKPRSSDEDEQGSLF; this is encoded by the coding sequence ATGTGCGGACGCTACGCCATCACCCTCCCGCCGGAGGCCTACCGCGCCCTCTTCGGCTATCCCGAGCAGCCGAACTTCCCGCCCCGCTACAACGTGGCTCCGACCCAGCCCGTGCCCGTGGTGCTCCAGGAGCGCGGAGAGCGGCACTTCCGGCTGGTGCGCTGGGGATTCCTGCCCTCCTGGGCGAAGGACCCGAAGGACTTTCCCCTCGTCATCAATGCCCGGGGCGAGACCCTGGAGACCAAGCCCACCTTCAAGGCGGCCCTGAAGCGGCGGCGCTGCATCTTCCTGGCGGACGGCTTCTACGAGTGGCAGCGGCACGGGCGCGAGAAGGCGCCGTTCCTGATCCGTCTGCGCGACCGCGGCCCCATGCCCCTGGCGGGGCTTTGGGAAACCTACACGGATCCCGCCGGCGGGGAGATCGACACCGCCGCCATCGTGACCACGGACGCCAACGGCGTCCTCGCCGCCATCCACGACCGGATGCCGGTGATCCTGTCGCGGGAGGATATCCCGGCCTGGCTCGACGTGAGCGACGAGGACACGGCGAAGGCCATGCGCCTCGTCCGTCCCTGCCCGGAGGCGTGGGTCGACATGGTCCCCGTCAGCCGCCGGGTGAACAAGGTCGAGAACGACGATCCCGGCGTGCAGGAGCCTCTCCCGGCGCCGGAGCCGGCTCCCGCGACCGCGAGACGCAAGGCTGCGAAGCCGCGCTCCAGCGACGAGGACGAGCAGGGAAGCCTTTTCTAG
- a CDS encoding Crp/Fnr family transcriptional regulator: protein MDANSRPMLQVLAGGASPSTATTRQWWRTMMDHRANWLLSSLDPDDFVLLEPHMEHVELPLGHVLYEAGELIGHAYFPHDALISLVTLLRDGGTVEMAVFGREGVTGFAGALTTREALGRYLVQLPGTATRIRLEPLQEAFETRPNLRQLFLRYVEALLTQTFQIVACNAVHSVEARCCRWLLSTHDRVGRDELPLTHEFLAEMLGVQRPTVSLITRTMQTAGLIAQRRGVIVILDRKGLEETVCECYANTRRAFERLRLAPS from the coding sequence GTGGACGCGAACTCACGTCCGATGCTCCAGGTGCTCGCCGGCGGAGCATCGCCCTCCACGGCGACGACGCGGCAGTGGTGGCGAACGATGATGGACCATCGCGCGAACTGGCTTCTTTCCTCCCTCGATCCGGACGATTTTGTCCTTCTCGAACCGCACATGGAGCATGTGGAGCTGCCGCTCGGGCATGTGCTCTACGAAGCCGGCGAGCTGATCGGCCATGCCTACTTTCCTCACGATGCGCTGATCTCCCTGGTCACGCTCCTGAGGGATGGGGGCACGGTGGAGATGGCCGTGTTCGGGCGGGAGGGCGTCACGGGCTTCGCCGGCGCCCTCACCACCCGCGAGGCGCTCGGACGCTACCTCGTCCAATTGCCCGGGACCGCCACGCGGATCCGCCTCGAGCCCCTCCAGGAGGCTTTCGAAACGCGCCCCAACCTGAGACAGCTGTTCCTCCGCTATGTGGAGGCGCTGCTGACCCAGACCTTTCAGATCGTCGCCTGCAACGCCGTGCACAGCGTCGAGGCCCGCTGCTGCCGGTGGCTTCTGAGCACGCACGACCGGGTGGGCCGGGACGAACTGCCTCTCACGCACGAGTTCCTGGCAGAGATGCTCGGCGTCCAGAGGCCGACCGTCAGCCTCATCACCCGCACCATGCAGACGGCCGGCCTGATCGCGCAACGCAGGGGCGTCATCGTCATTCTCGACCGGAAGGGCCTCGAGGAGACGGTCTGCGAGTGTTACGCCAACACCCGCCGGGCTTTCGAGCGCCTGCGGCTGGCGCCATCCTGA
- a CDS encoding VOC family protein, whose amino-acid sequence MDVDRDRGYEALRKVVWEGPSGVEMSPKGKASLCLYQTDEKPAHLHLAFTAESRRQVDALYRAALEAGGKDNGAPGLRLHDHANYYAAFVIGPDGHNIEVVCHKPET is encoded by the coding sequence ATGGATGTCGACCGTGATCGTGGATACGAGGCCCTGCGCAAGGTTGTCTGGGAGGGGCCGTCGGGCGTCGAGATGAGCCCGAAGGGCAAGGCTTCGTTGTGCCTGTACCAAACCGACGAGAAACCGGCGCATCTTCACCTGGCGTTCACGGCCGAGAGCCGCCGGCAGGTCGATGCCTTGTATCGCGCGGCTCTGGAGGCGGGCGGCAAAGACAATGGAGCGCCCGGTCTGCGCCTGCACGACCACGCGAACTATTACGCGGCTTTCGTCATCGGCCCGGACGGGCACAACATCGAAGTGGTTTGCCACAAGCCCGAGACCTGA
- a CDS encoding class I SAM-dependent RNA methyltransferase: protein MAERVTIERLGARADGIAATPDGPVFVPYALPGETAEIAKDGQRARLVRVVDASPERETPFCPYFGECGGCATQHMRHAFYQAWKQDILAQTLRHARIEAPVEPMIDAHGEGRRRVTLHVRFPDVRSPDVRSPDRAMHVGFMAARSHHVIGIDHCPIAVPALRQSAPRIARAIGEHLKSARKPLDIQITATRAGLDVDIRGHGPAKDRDRLGLVDLAAALDLARLSLHGDVVVERRPPAILMGRAAVVPPPGSFLQATERGEAVLAGFAVEACRGAKRVADLFSGCGPFALRLAERSEVHAVETDKGSMAALDRAARTTQGLRRVTVEARDLFRRPLLAPELNAFDAVVIDPPRAGAEAQARQIAASKVPLVVSVSCDAATFARDAAILMEGGYRLERVVPVDQFKHSPHLEVVGILRREPVSNRRQ from the coding sequence GTGGCTGAACGGGTGACCATCGAGCGCCTCGGCGCCAGGGCCGACGGGATCGCGGCCACGCCGGACGGGCCCGTCTTCGTGCCCTATGCGCTGCCCGGCGAGACGGCGGAGATCGCGAAGGACGGCCAGCGGGCGCGGCTTGTCCGCGTCGTCGACGCCTCCCCCGAGCGGGAGACGCCCTTCTGTCCCTATTTCGGCGAATGCGGCGGCTGCGCCACGCAGCACATGCGGCACGCGTTCTACCAGGCTTGGAAGCAGGACATCCTGGCGCAGACCCTGCGCCATGCGCGGATCGAGGCGCCCGTCGAGCCGATGATCGACGCCCACGGCGAGGGGCGGCGGCGCGTGACGCTCCATGTGCGCTTTCCCGATGTTCGCTCTCCCGATGTGCGCTCTCCCGACCGGGCGATGCATGTGGGCTTCATGGCCGCGCGCAGTCATCACGTCATCGGGATCGACCATTGCCCCATCGCCGTGCCGGCCCTGCGCCAGTCCGCGCCGCGGATCGCCCGCGCCATCGGCGAGCACCTGAAGAGCGCCCGCAAGCCCCTGGACATCCAGATCACCGCGACCCGCGCCGGGCTCGACGTGGACATCCGCGGCCATGGCCCCGCGAAGGACCGGGACCGGCTGGGCCTCGTCGATCTCGCCGCCGCGCTCGACCTGGCGCGGCTGTCCCTCCACGGCGACGTGGTGGTGGAGCGCCGCCCGCCCGCCATCCTCATGGGCCGCGCCGCCGTCGTTCCTCCGCCGGGCTCCTTCCTGCAGGCGACGGAGCGCGGGGAGGCGGTCCTGGCGGGATTTGCGGTCGAGGCATGCCGGGGCGCGAAGCGGGTCGCGGATCTGTTCTCGGGCTGCGGGCCCTTCGCACTGCGCCTCGCGGAACGGTCGGAGGTGCACGCGGTCGAGACCGACAAGGGCTCGATGGCCGCCCTCGACAGGGCCGCGCGGACGACCCAGGGCCTGAGGCGCGTCACCGTGGAAGCCCGCGACCTGTTCCGGCGCCCGCTCCTCGCGCCGGAACTCAACGCCTTCGATGCGGTCGTGATCGACCCTCCGCGCGCCGGGGCGGAAGCCCAGGCCCGGCAGATCGCCGCATCCAAGGTGCCCCTGGTGGTCAGCGTCTCATGCGACGCCGCCACCTTCGCCCGCGACGCGGCGATCCTCATGGAGGGCGGTTATCGCCTGGAACGGGTCGTGCCGGTCGACCAGTTCAAGCACTCGCCCCACCTCGAGGTGGTGGGAATCCTGCGGCGGGAGCCGGTATCGAATCGCAGGCAGTGA
- a CDS encoding TlyA family RNA methyltransferase, whose protein sequence is MTRKRADVVLVERGFFPSRARAQEAIAAGLVTADGTRLRKASDMVPLEATIEAEQPHPYVSRGGVKLAAALDAFAIDPKGLVCLDIGASTGGFTDVLLMRGAARVYAVDVGSGQLHPKIARDGRVTNLEGTDARALTERTIPEKADLLVSDVSFISLKLVLPAAVAFLKPRASIAVLVKPQFEAGRENVKKGIVRDEAVHRAVCEDMKAFVAGLGFTVTGLVPSPIAGGDGNREFLLGARRG, encoded by the coding sequence ATGACCCGCAAACGCGCCGATGTGGTTCTCGTCGAGCGGGGCTTCTTCCCGAGCCGCGCGCGGGCGCAGGAGGCGATTGCCGCCGGCCTCGTGACCGCCGACGGGACGCGCCTGCGCAAGGCGTCCGACATGGTGCCTCTCGAAGCGACGATCGAGGCCGAGCAGCCCCATCCCTACGTGTCGCGCGGCGGCGTGAAGCTGGCGGCTGCGCTCGACGCCTTCGCCATCGACCCGAAGGGCCTCGTCTGCCTCGACATCGGCGCATCGACCGGCGGCTTCACGGACGTTCTGCTGATGCGCGGCGCGGCCCGCGTCTATGCGGTCGATGTCGGCAGCGGCCAGCTGCATCCGAAGATCGCCCGGGACGGGCGCGTAACCAATCTCGAGGGCACGGACGCGCGGGCGCTGACGGAACGGACGATCCCGGAGAAGGCCGACCTGCTCGTGTCGGACGTGAGCTTCATCTCGCTGAAGCTCGTCCTGCCCGCGGCCGTCGCATTCCTGAAGCCGCGCGCCTCGATCGCCGTGCTCGTCAAGCCGCAGTTCGAGGCAGGACGGGAGAACGTGAAGAAGGGCATCGTGCGGGACGAAGCGGTTCATCGGGCGGTCTGCGAGGACATGAAGGCATTCGTCGCCGGGCTCGGCTTCACCGTCACGGGTCTCGTGCCCTCGCCCATCGCGGGCGGCGACGGAAACCGCGAGTTCCTTCTGGGGGCCCGCCGTGGCTGA
- the dxs gene encoding 1-deoxy-D-xylulose-5-phosphate synthase: MSTPLLDTIKTPDDLRRLSEHQLRQVADELRSETISAVSVTGGHLGAGLGVVELTVALHYVFDTPRDRLIWDVGHQAYPHKILTGRRDRIRTLRQAGGLSGFTKRAESEYDPFGAAHSSTSISAGLGMAVARDLDGRKNNVIAVIGDGAMSAGMAYEAMNNAGAMHSRLIVILNDNDMSIAPPTGAMRSYLARLVSGGTYRGIRETAKQLAKRLPKFFYDKAAKAEEFARGFWTGGTMFEELGFYYVGPIDGHNLDHLLPILKNVRDSETGPILVHVVTQKGKGYAPAEAAADKYHGVVTFDVVTGAQAKAKANAPSYTKVFGESLIKEAAKDDKIVAITAAMPTGTGVDLFGREYPARTFDVGIAEQHAVTFAAGMATEGYKPFCAIYSTFLQRAYDQVVHDVALQNLPVRFALDRAGLVGADGPTHAGSFDIAFLGCVPNMTIMAAADEAELVHMVATAAAHDSGPIAFRYPRGEGVGVDLPEVGRPLPIGKGRIVKEGSRIAILSLGTRLAEALKAAEELDSRGLSTTVADARFAKPLDEDLILRLAREHEVLITVEEGSIGGFGSFVLQLLAEKGALDRGGLKVRAMVLPDIYIDHDKPERMYAKAGLDAAGIVAKVFEALGREAVVRARA; encoded by the coding sequence TTGTCCACTCCCCTGCTCGACACCATCAAGACCCCCGACGACCTGCGGCGGCTCTCCGAACACCAGCTCAGGCAGGTGGCGGACGAGCTGCGCAGCGAGACCATCAGCGCGGTCTCGGTCACGGGCGGGCACCTGGGCGCGGGCCTCGGCGTGGTCGAGCTGACGGTGGCGCTTCACTACGTGTTCGACACCCCGCGCGACCGGCTGATCTGGGACGTGGGACACCAGGCCTATCCGCACAAGATCCTCACCGGGCGGCGCGACCGCATCCGGACCCTGCGCCAGGCGGGCGGCCTGTCGGGCTTCACCAAGCGGGCCGAGAGCGAATACGATCCCTTCGGCGCCGCCCATTCCTCCACCTCCATCTCGGCAGGCCTCGGCATGGCCGTGGCGCGCGACCTGGACGGGCGGAAGAACAACGTCATCGCGGTGATCGGCGACGGCGCCATGTCGGCGGGCATGGCCTACGAGGCGATGAACAACGCGGGCGCCATGCATTCGCGCCTCATCGTCATCCTCAACGACAACGACATGTCCATCGCCCCGCCCACGGGCGCGATGCGGTCCTATCTCGCGCGGCTCGTCTCCGGCGGCACCTATCGCGGCATCCGCGAGACGGCGAAGCAGCTCGCGAAGCGGCTGCCGAAGTTCTTCTACGACAAGGCCGCCAAGGCCGAGGAGTTCGCCCGCGGGTTCTGGACCGGCGGCACCATGTTCGAGGAGCTGGGCTTCTACTACGTGGGTCCCATCGACGGGCACAACCTCGACCATCTCCTGCCGATCCTGAAGAACGTGCGGGATTCGGAGACCGGCCCCATCCTCGTCCACGTGGTCACGCAGAAGGGCAAGGGCTACGCCCCGGCCGAGGCCGCGGCCGACAAGTATCACGGCGTCGTCACCTTCGACGTGGTGACGGGCGCGCAGGCCAAGGCGAAGGCCAACGCGCCCTCCTACACCAAGGTGTTCGGCGAGAGCCTGATCAAGGAGGCGGCGAAGGACGACAAGATCGTCGCCATCACCGCCGCCATGCCCACCGGAACGGGGGTCGATCTCTTCGGAAGGGAGTATCCCGCGCGCACCTTCGACGTGGGCATCGCCGAGCAGCACGCGGTCACCTTCGCGGCCGGCATGGCCACGGAGGGCTACAAGCCGTTCTGCGCCATCTACTCCACCTTCCTCCAGCGCGCCTACGACCAGGTGGTGCACGACGTCGCGCTGCAGAACCTGCCGGTGCGCTTCGCCCTCGACCGGGCGGGCCTCGTGGGCGCCGACGGGCCGACCCACGCGGGCTCCTTCGACATCGCCTTCCTGGGCTGCGTGCCCAACATGACGATCATGGCCGCGGCCGACGAGGCCGAGCTGGTCCATATGGTCGCGACCGCCGCAGCTCATGACAGCGGCCCCATCGCCTTCCGCTACCCGCGCGGCGAGGGCGTCGGCGTGGACCTGCCGGAGGTCGGCCGGCCCCTGCCCATCGGCAAGGGCCGCATCGTCAAGGAAGGCAGCCGCATCGCGATCCTCTCCCTCGGGACGCGGCTCGCGGAGGCGCTGAAGGCGGCGGAGGAGCTCGACTCGCGCGGGCTTTCCACCACCGTCGCCGACGCGCGCTTCGCCAAGCCCCTGGACGAGGACCTCATCCTCCGTCTCGCCCGCGAGCACGAGGTGCTCATCACCGTCGAGGAGGGCTCCATCGGCGGCTTCGGCTCCTTCGTGCTCCAGCTCCTCGCGGAGAAGGGCGCCCTCGACCGTGGCGGCCTCAAGGTCCGCGCCATGGTCCTTCCCGACATCTACATCGATCACGACAAGCCCGAGCGCATGTATGCCAAGGCAGGCCTGGATGCGGCGGGCATCGTGGCCAAAGTGTTCGAAGCCCTGGGCCGGGAGGCCGTCGTCCGGGCACGGGCCTGA
- a CDS encoding exodeoxyribonuclease VII small subunit produces the protein MSDTTSIKALPFEKALAELEEIVRRLERGDVPLEDSIAIYERGEALKKHCEQLLKKAEARIEKITIGPDGQASGRTPLDVDE, from the coding sequence ATGAGCGACACCACTTCCATCAAGGCGCTCCCCTTCGAGAAGGCCCTGGCCGAGCTCGAGGAGATCGTGCGGCGGCTCGAGCGGGGCGATGTTCCGCTGGAGGATTCCATCGCGATCTACGAGCGTGGCGAGGCCCTGAAGAAGCACTGCGAGCAGCTTCTCAAGAAGGCCGAGGCCCGCATCGAGAAGATCACCATCGGTCCCGACGGCCAGGCTTCCGGCAGGACGCCCCTCGACGTGGACGAATAG